From the genome of Bifidobacterium asteroides, one region includes:
- a CDS encoding DUF3488 and transglutaminase-like domain-containing protein gives MPREDPRSHTLGFLSTLSLVPVNLLAAVQLLPVYGDLAGWLMVGFLAGLAGALTAMIRSRHALRPYILQAVLLIAAQFILGPVVTLNETTFLHLIPTPRTLVQGWTDTFGSFKTLVAIDPPLGWEAGGFMALWTLLLWTSFLAAFLAQAHPYDRPRRPDGTVDPTPILATLPILVTLSVSALLGTSHGWHPGLMGCCLWALLLFWTSWRLQLIRSGRLLAKVLTLVPALSIAMGGTLLVPLDRLVLRDRYQPPIDPYQFTSPLSDYRSYIKDHKDDTLVTVHNLPAGTPIRMAVMDRFDGKVWNLSDSAMPGQSYDYRRIGNLISPGRDGGEADDKLAQGPSFKASFTIHQGFGRSWLPTAGRASSISPGRNLSREDLYYNRGTDSALSATPLSANTTYTVEGNLSVRPRQEAIRNSQAGAAQVPQVSDPPDSLPKAAALMTSFQDKPGARALAIETRLHQDGWFSHGLEGDYPSPAGHGDYRINQLLQAQAMVGDSEQYASTMALLARQMGLPSRVVLGFIPKDRQGGISKTRTHQDPGGGTTVDFKGEDAEAWVEINLASLGWVSFYPTPQETKTPDKNLNLTPPNPKTLVRQPPPPLADPLRDDQRAKGRTRIGGQDADQMSGPSFWTRFGPLAGKALAYSSPVWVTVLLILIILAFKAWLLNRARTKGSPQRRIEQGWKQISNLAWQSGLRPQGTRREQTRAIRQGLPGRQKTTGQRNTNMDKLNWLCNLADRTSFGNLPASDQEAAEYWRLVDQVRRSILQGLPRFRRWRTRLSLRHLF, from the coding sequence ATGCCACGGGAAGATCCCAGGAGCCATACCCTGGGATTTCTCTCCACCCTGTCATTGGTCCCAGTCAACCTCCTTGCCGCCGTCCAGCTGCTTCCTGTGTACGGGGACCTTGCGGGATGGCTCATGGTGGGATTCCTGGCCGGCCTGGCCGGGGCCCTCACCGCTATGATCCGTTCCCGCCATGCCCTCCGCCCTTATATTCTTCAAGCCGTATTGCTGATTGCGGCCCAATTCATCCTGGGACCCGTCGTGACCCTGAATGAAACCACCTTCCTCCATCTGATACCCACCCCCAGAACCCTGGTCCAAGGGTGGACGGACACCTTCGGCTCTTTCAAGACCCTGGTCGCCATCGACCCTCCGCTGGGCTGGGAGGCGGGCGGCTTCATGGCCCTGTGGACCCTTCTCCTGTGGACCTCATTCCTGGCGGCCTTCCTGGCGCAAGCGCATCCCTATGACCGGCCCAGGCGGCCTGACGGCACCGTAGACCCCACCCCGATCCTTGCCACCCTGCCGATACTGGTCACCTTGTCGGTATCGGCACTCCTAGGAACCAGCCATGGATGGCATCCAGGGCTTATGGGATGCTGCCTGTGGGCCCTGCTCCTTTTCTGGACTTCCTGGCGCCTGCAACTGATCCGGTCCGGCAGACTCCTGGCCAAGGTCCTGACCCTTGTCCCGGCCTTGAGCATCGCCATGGGCGGGACGCTCCTGGTCCCGCTTGACCGTCTGGTGCTCCGTGACCGTTACCAGCCTCCGATCGACCCCTACCAGTTCACCAGCCCCCTGAGCGACTACCGGTCCTACATCAAGGATCACAAGGATGACACCCTGGTGACCGTGCACAATCTGCCGGCCGGCACACCGATCCGCATGGCCGTCATGGACCGGTTCGATGGCAAGGTCTGGAACCTTTCCGACAGCGCCATGCCCGGACAGTCCTACGATTACCGGCGCATCGGCAACCTCATTTCCCCCGGCCGGGATGGTGGAGAAGCTGACGACAAACTGGCCCAGGGCCCGTCCTTTAAGGCCTCCTTCACCATCCACCAGGGGTTCGGACGCTCCTGGCTGCCCACGGCCGGCCGTGCCTCATCCATCAGCCCAGGAAGGAATCTGAGCCGGGAGGACCTTTATTACAACAGGGGAACCGATTCCGCCCTTTCGGCCACACCCCTAAGCGCCAACACCACCTATACGGTCGAGGGGAACCTGAGCGTCAGACCAAGACAGGAAGCCATCAGGAACAGCCAGGCAGGAGCGGCTCAGGTCCCCCAAGTCTCGGATCCGCCGGATTCCCTGCCCAAGGCAGCGGCCCTGATGACATCCTTCCAGGACAAGCCAGGCGCCAGGGCCCTGGCCATCGAGACCAGGCTCCATCAGGACGGCTGGTTCTCCCATGGCCTGGAGGGCGACTATCCGTCCCCCGCCGGCCACGGCGACTATCGGATCAACCAGCTCCTTCAGGCGCAGGCCATGGTAGGCGACAGCGAACAGTACGCCTCCACCATGGCACTTCTGGCCAGGCAGATGGGTCTCCCCTCCCGGGTTGTCCTGGGTTTCATCCCCAAGGACAGACAGGGAGGCATCAGCAAGACCCGCACCCACCAGGACCCCGGCGGCGGCACAACCGTGGATTTCAAAGGGGAGGACGCCGAGGCCTGGGTCGAGATCAACCTGGCGAGCCTGGGCTGGGTGTCCTTCTACCCCACACCGCAGGAGACGAAGACACCGGACAAGAACCTGAATCTGACCCCTCCCAACCCCAAGACCCTGGTCAGACAGCCGCCGCCCCCGCTGGCCGATCCTCTCCGGGACGACCAGCGCGCCAAGGGCAGGACCCGCATCGGAGGACAGGATGCCGACCAGATGTCCGGCCCCTCTTTCTGGACACGATTCGGCCCCCTGGCCGGGAAGGCTCTAGCCTATTCCTCGCCAGTCTGGGTTACCGTCCTATTGATCCTGATCATTCTGGCGTTCAAGGCCTGGCTTTTGAACCGGGCAAGAACGAAGGGCTCGCCCCAAAGGCGCATCGAGCAGGGGTGGAAACAGATCAGCAACCTGGCTTGGCAGTCAGGCCTCAGACCGCAAGGGACCAGAAGGGAACAGACCAGAGCCATCAGGCAGGGCCTGCCGGGCCGGCAGAAGACCACAGGACAGCGGAATACCAACATGGACAAGCTGAACTGGCTCTGCAATCTGGCCGACAGGACCAGCTTCGGCAATCTTCCGGCATCTGACCAGGAAGCAGCCGAATACTGGCGTCTCGTAGATCAGGTTCGCCGGTCCATCCTGCAGGGCCTGCCCCGTTTCAGGCGCTGGAGGACGCGGCTGTCACTGCGCCACCTCTTCTGA
- a CDS encoding DUF58 domain-containing protein → MTTWRSAKTSMHTSETLRTLSSNTPLHQALSMVTPLGWGIITIMVIAGVGLALVGWAELLVFLLTSLIMISTGLIMSMGNLGCRADLNLGQIRLVVGQESELSVTLSNPGPRTAHRCRISIMIGSEPAYLAFPALAAGQSDHLNLRLQASHRGAVHVGPVTMEAGDPYGAILRKRILTDGNQLYVHPRTIDLAPITAGLQRDLDGRAASGIVDDDLEFHALRPYQPGDDIKRVHWLSTAKTGSLMVRQYEPTLRTATALWMDTDPSSYASAEEFELAVSIFASLGERCLLDNRRLAAMVPADQTRNRVDAPAGFRPNRLRQNHSAWKTSFLRTDSPRNFLDDCSSIFPVEAPAGEKPGQSSAPWLGMIETHVPDTSLILLVSGSRTDRQATQTMTVGLPESIRTMVLIAAREEARAIHEQGAMTLARLGTLEDLPLITETLV, encoded by the coding sequence ATGACCACATGGAGATCAGCCAAGACATCCATGCACACCTCGGAGACACTTCGGACACTTTCAAGCAACACCCCGTTGCACCAGGCCCTTTCCATGGTGACACCGCTGGGTTGGGGGATAATCACGATCATGGTGATCGCCGGTGTCGGCCTGGCCTTGGTCGGCTGGGCCGAGCTTCTGGTCTTCCTTCTGACCAGCCTGATCATGATATCCACCGGCCTGATCATGAGCATGGGAAACCTTGGCTGCCGGGCTGATCTCAACCTGGGCCAGATCCGCCTTGTCGTGGGTCAGGAGTCGGAGCTTTCCGTAACACTATCCAACCCGGGTCCGCGCACCGCACACAGGTGCAGAATCAGCATCATGATCGGGAGCGAGCCCGCGTATCTGGCCTTTCCGGCACTTGCAGCCGGCCAATCCGATCACCTGAACCTGAGACTTCAGGCATCGCACCGCGGCGCCGTCCATGTGGGACCGGTGACCATGGAGGCCGGCGACCCCTATGGCGCCATCCTCAGGAAGCGGATCCTGACTGATGGAAACCAGCTGTATGTCCACCCTCGAACCATTGACCTGGCACCGATCACAGCCGGGCTCCAACGGGATCTCGATGGGCGCGCGGCCTCCGGAATCGTGGATGACGACCTGGAATTCCACGCCCTGCGCCCTTACCAGCCCGGGGATGACATCAAGCGTGTCCACTGGCTCTCCACAGCCAAGACCGGTTCCCTGATGGTCCGCCAATACGAGCCCACCCTCCGTACAGCCACCGCTCTCTGGATGGATACCGATCCATCCTCATACGCCAGTGCTGAGGAATTCGAACTAGCCGTCAGCATCTTCGCTTCGCTGGGGGAACGATGCCTGCTGGACAACCGCCGCCTGGCGGCCATGGTCCCCGCCGATCAAACCCGAAACCGGGTTGATGCCCCTGCCGGCTTCCGGCCCAACAGACTCCGGCAGAATCATTCCGCTTGGAAAACCAGCTTCCTCCGCACCGACTCCCCCCGCAACTTCTTGGATGATTGCAGCTCCATTTTCCCAGTAGAGGCACCAGCGGGAGAAAAACCAGGTCAGTCCTCGGCCCCCTGGCTCGGCATGATTGAGACCCATGTCCCCGACACCTCTCTGATCCTCCTGGTCTCGGGCTCCCGGACCGACCGACAGGCAACCCAGACCATGACCGTCGGGTTGCCCGAATCCATTCGAACCATGGTCCTGATCGCCGCAAGAGAGGAAGCGCGCGCCATCCATGAGCAGGGGGCCATGACCCTGGCCCGCCTGGGAACCCTTGAGGACCTCCCCCTGATTACGGAGACCCTCGTATGA